In one Anas platyrhynchos isolate ZD024472 breed Pekin duck chromosome 8, IASCAAS_PekinDuck_T2T, whole genome shotgun sequence genomic region, the following are encoded:
- the LOC101800205 gene encoding dimethylaniline monooxygenase [N-oxide-forming] 4 — protein sequence MVRRVAIIGAGASGLASIKCCLDEGLEPTCFERSEDIGGLWRFADNADSGRVSVYRSVITNTSKEMSSFSDFPCPEDFPNFLPHGLLLEYFRMYARHFQLLRHIRFKTTVLSVRKRPDFATSGQWEVVTETEGVQESHVFDAVMVCTGHYQVPHLPLASFPGIETHFKGRYLHSQQYKDAEAFRGKRVLVVGIGNTGGDIAVELSHVAAKVFLSARSNTWVYSRVSDHGFPFDMVSTTRFNHFLEWLLPSAIMRRIKFRRFNSWFNHEIYGLASVKSSNFHVIINEELPFCMLSGTVVLKPNVKEFTKTSAVFEDGTTEENIDVVLFATGYIFSFPFLEESVRSPLKNNRSLYKCIFPPQLERPTLAIMGLVQLTGSVMAGAEIQARWVTGIFAGAYKLPPASRMMADVLKKQPPVKRNPSEPENLKMSFINYTSDIASCAGVKPSVLWLLLTDPRLAMAVFFGPCTPYQYRLVGRGRWSGARAAILTQWQRALKPLRTRVVEDGASPCSWRWLGLLALPAMLVVGFLLSKSPRPGWVPRGLSLF from the exons ATGGTGCGGCGAGTGGCCATCATCGGGGCCGGTGCCAGTGGGCTGGCGTCCATCAAGTGCTGCCTGGACGAGGGGCTGGAGCCCACCTGCTTTGAGAGGAGCGAGGACATCGGGGGGCTCTGGCGCTTTGCT GACAACGCCGACAGCGGGAGGGTCAGCGTGTACCGGTCGGTCATCACCAACACCTCCAAGGAGATGTCCAGCTTCAGCGACTTCCCCTGCCCCGAGGATTTCCCCAATTTCCTCCCCCACGGCCTCCTCCTGGAGTATTTCCGAATGTACGCCCGGCACTTCCAGCTCCTGCGGCACATCCGCTTCAAG ACAACAGTTCTCAGCGTGAGGAAGCGCCCGGATTTTGCCACCTCAGGCCAGTGGGAGGTTGTCACCGAGACCGAAGGCGTCCAGGAGTCGCACGTCTTTGATGCTGTCATGGTCTGCACAGGGCACTACCAGGTGCCCCACCTGCCCTTGGCTTCTTTCCCAG GCATCGAGACCCACTTCAAAGGCCGATACCTCCACAGCCAGCAATACAAAGACGCGGAGGCTTTCCGGGGAAAGCGGGTCCTTGTGGTCGGCATTGGGAACACTGGTGGTGATATTGCCGTGGAGCTGAGCCATGTGGCTGCGAAG GTGTTTCTCAGTGCCAGGAGCAACACGTGGGTGTACAGCCGGGTGTCAGACCACGGCTTCCCCTTCGACATGGTCAGCACCACGCGCTTTAACCACTTTCTCGAGTGGCTTCTCCCGTCAGCCATCATGAGAAGGATCAAGTTTCGGAGGTTCAATTCATGGTTTAACCACGAGATCTACGGCTTGGCTTCTGTTAAAag TTCCAATTTTCATGTAATTATCAACGAAGAGTTGCCATTTTGCATGCTCTCTGGGACTGTCGTGCTGAAGCCAAACGTGAAGGAGTTcaccaaaacttcagctgtTTTTGAAGATGGGACAACTGAAGAGAACATTGACGTGGTGCTCTTTGCCACAGGCTACATCTTCTCGTTTCCCTTCCTCGAAGAGTCAGTTCGCAGCCCCCTCAAAAACAACCGTTCCCTCTATAAATGCATCTTCCCACCCCAGCTGGAAAGGCCGACCCTGGCCATCATGGGTTTGGTGCAGCTGACCGGCTCTGTGATGGCAGGAGCAGAAATCCAGGCTCGCTGGGTGACGGGCATCTTTGCAG GCGCGTACAAGctccctcctgccagcaggATGATGGCTGATGTTTTGAAAAAGCAGCCGCCGGTCAAAAG GAATCCATCCGAGCCGGAGAACTTGAAGATGAGTTTCATTAACTACACCTCTGACATCGCTTCGTGTGCTGGCGTGAAGCCCAGCGTGCTGTGGCTGCTCCTGACCGACCCCCGGCTGGCCATGGCCGTCTTCTTCGGCCCCTGCACACCCTACCAGTACCGCCTGGTGGGACGGGGACGGTGGAGCGGGGCCAGGGCCGCCATCCTGACACAGTGGCAGCGGGCCTTGAAGCCCTTGAGAACTCGGGTGGTGGAGGACGGagcctccccctgctcctggcGCTGGCTGGGTCTCCTTGCCCTGCCCGCCATGCTGGTGGTGGGGTTCCTCCTCTCCAAATCTCCCCGTCCCGGGTGGGTCCCCAGGGGGCTTTCCCTTTTCTAG
- the LOC101799765 gene encoding dimethylaniline monooxygenase [N-oxide-forming] 3 isoform X1, which translates to MVRRVAVVGAGISGLAATKCCLEEGLEPTCFERSEDIGGLWRYTEHVEEGRASIYRTVFTNSCKEMMCYPDFPFPEDHPNYMHNARLQQYIRDYAKHFDLLRHIRFKTVVTNIRKRPDFCATGQWEVVTQRDGKEETAVFDAVMICSGHHIYPNLPLDHFPGIEKFKGCYLHSREYKEPEKFRGKKVLVVGLGNSGCDIAVELSTVASQVYLSSRSGSWVLGRICDHGYPWDMVIITRFRTWLDSILPKSVNDWLYVRGMNQLVKHENFGLMPVNRTSRKEPVLNDDLLSRITCGVVLIKPDVKEFRETSVVFQDGTVQDDVDVVVFATGYTYTHPFMEDESIIKSRNNEVTLYKSILPPHLEKPTMAVIGLVQSYGSAIPTADLQCRWTIKVFQGQCTLPPVSKMMDDIDEKMRMKLQWYGSSTTLQTDYITYMDELASAIGAKPNVLKLLVTDPRLALEVFFGPCTPYQFRLTGPGRWSGARRAILTQWDRMLRPTRTRIAPDAPSLFPISAMLGVLFLPLLLLLALLYW; encoded by the exons ATGGTGCGGCGCGTGGCCGTGGTGGGCGCGGGTATCAGCGGGCTGGCGGCCACCAAGTGCTGCCTGGAAGAGGGGCTGGAGCCCACCTGCTTCGAGAGGAGCGAGGACATCGGCGGGCTGTGGCGCTACACG GAGCATGTGGAGGAAGGCAGGGCAAGCATCTACCGCACCGTCTTCACCAACTCGTGCAAGGAGATGATGTGCTACCCCGACTTCCCCTTCCCCGAGGACCACCCCAACTACATGCACAACGCCCGGCTCCAGCAGTACATCCGCGACTACGCCAAGCACTTCGACCTGCTGCGGCACATCCGCTTCAAG ACCGTGGTCACCAACATAAGGAAGCGCCCTGACTTTTGTGCTACGGGGCAGTGGGAGGTGGTTACGCAGAGAGATGGGAAGGAAGAGACGGCTGTTTTTGACGCTGTGATGATTTGCTCTGGGCATCACATCTACCCAAACCTCCCCCTAGACCACTTCCCAG GTATAGAGAAGTTTAAAGGCTGCTACTTGCACAGCCGGGAGTACAAGGAGCCAGAGAAGTTCAGAGGGAAGAAGGTGCTGGTGGTCGGCTTGGGCAACTCCGGCTGTGACATTGCCGTGGAGCTCAGCACCGTGGCCTCACAG GTTTACCTGAGCTCACGAAGCGGGTCCTGGGTGTTGGGCCGCATCTGTGACCACGGCTACCCCTGGGACATGGTGATCATCACCCGCTTTCGGACGTGGCTGGACAGCATCCTCCCCAAGTCAGTCAACGACTGGCTGTACGTGAGGGGCATGAACCAGCTCGTAAAGCACGAGAACTTTGGCCTCATGCCGGTCAACAG AACATCCCGCAAGGAGCCGGTGCTCAATGACGACCTCCTGAGCCGCATCACCTGTGGCGTGGTGTTGATCAAGCCAGATGTGAAGGAATTCAGAGAAACGTCCGTCGTTTTCCAAGATGGGACCGTGCAGGATGATGTGGATGTGGTTGTCTTTGCCACGGGTTACACTTACACCCACCCTTTCATGGAGGATGAATCCATCATCAAGAGCAGGAACAACGAGGTCACTCTCTACAAGAGCATCCTCCCCCCTCACCTGGAGAAGCCAACCATGGCAGTCATCGGGCTGGTCCAGTCCTATGGGTCTGCCATCCCGACAGCGGACCTCCAGTGCCGCTGGACGATCAAGGTGTTCCAGG GTCAGTGCACCCTCCCGCCCGTCAGCAAGATGATGGACGACATAGATGAGAAGATGAGGATGAAGCTCCAGTG GTACGGGAGCAGCACCACGCTGCAGACCGATTATATCACCTACATGGACGAGCTGGCCTCAGCCATCGGCGCGAAGCCCAACGTGCTCAAGCTCCTGGTGACGGACCCGCGGCTGGCCCTGGAGGTCTTCTTCGGGCCCTGCACCCCCTACCAGTTTCGGCTGACGGGGCCGGGGCGGTGGAGCGGGGCCAGGAGAGCCATCCTCACCCAGTGGGACAGGATGCTGCGGCCCACGAGGACGCGCATAGCCCCTGACGCCCCCAGCCTCTTCCCCATCTCGGCCATGCTGGGGGTGCTCTTCctcccgctcctcctcctcctcgctctACTCTACTGGTAG